One window of the Tachypleus tridentatus isolate NWPU-2018 chromosome 10, ASM421037v1, whole genome shotgun sequence genome contains the following:
- the LOC143229456 gene encoding visual pigment-like receptor peropsin isoform X2 has product MNFRQQKTPIRWTQRFLHQPTKLLEYISLSWIVALIFLSSGILGTVGNGIIITMFIRFRTLVTPTSLLLITLAVSDLGIILFGFPFSASSSFANRWLFNEGGCQWYAFMGFLFGSAHIGVLALLGLDRYLITCRIDFRRKLTYKRYCQMICAVWIYAIFWAVMPLIGWGRYGPEPSITTCTIDWRHNDGSYKSFIIIYFVLGFLVPFLLIAICYYNIARQLSVKPVAPSLRSAICDQWANERNVTMMCLVIVITFVVSWSPYAIVCLWTVFESPSTVPSVLTLIPPLFAKASTVFNPIIYYLTNPRLRMGIVTIITCSRELPREVIPVSSNPEATSETHESI; this is encoded by the exons ATGAATTTCAGGCAGCAAAAAACTCCTATCAGGTGGACTCAACGTTTCCTTCATCAACCCACAAAGCTGTTGGAATATATCTCGTTATCGTGG ATCGTAGCTTTGATTTTCCTATCATCAGGAATCCTGGGAACAGTTGGTAATGGGATCATCATCACAATGTTTATCCGATTTCGAACATTAGTTACTCCAACGAGTCTCTTACTGATTACTTTGGCTGTATCCGATTTAGGAATAATTCTCTTCGGTTTCCCATTTTCCGCTTCCTCAAGTTTCGCTAACAG ATGGCTGTTTAATGAAGGAGGATGCCAATGGTATGCGTTTATGGGGTTTCTTTTCGGCTCCGCCCACATTGGTGTACTAGCTCTGCTTGGGTTGGACCGTTACCTCATCACGTGCCGTATTGATTTCC GACGAAAATTGACGTATAAAAGATATTGCCAGATGATATGTGCTGTTTGGATTTACGCCATATTTTGGGCAGTGATGCCTCTCATTGGATGGGGAAG ATACGGACCCGAGCCCAGCATTACCACTTGCACCATTGACTGGAGACATAACGATGGAAGTTACAAGTCTTTCATCATCATCTACTTCGTCCTGGGTTTCCTCGTACCTTTCCTGTTGATTGCCATCTGCTATTACAACATCGCTCGTCAACTGAGTGTCAAGCCTGTTGCGCCCTCTCTGCGTAGTGCTATTTGTGATCAGTGGGCAAATGAACGTAACGTTACAATG ATGTGTCTAGTGATTGTTATCACTTTCGTGGTTTCCTGGTCGCCGTATGCTATCGTGTGTCTGTGGACAGTTTTCGAATCTCCTTCTACAGTTCCTTCAGTTCTCACTTTAATTCCCCCACTTTTTGCCAAGGCTTCAACTGTCTTCAATCCTATCATTTACTACCTGACTAATCCACGACTCCGTATGGGAATTGTTACCATTATCACTTGTTCCCGCGAACTTCCGAGAGAGGTAATTCCAGTATCAAGTAATCCTGAAGCCACATCCGAAACGCACGAATCCATCTGA
- the LOC143229456 gene encoding visual pigment-like receptor peropsin isoform X1: protein MATTTDFSSVDINMSLGETHEFQAAKNSYQVDSTFPSSTHKAVGIYLVIVGILGTVGNGIIITMFIRFRTLVTPTSLLLITLAVSDLGIILFGFPFSASSSFANRWLFNEGGCQWYAFMGFLFGSAHIGVLALLGLDRYLITCRIDFRRKLTYKRYCQMICAVWIYAIFWAVMPLIGWGRYGPEPSITTCTIDWRHNDGSYKSFIIIYFVLGFLVPFLLIAICYYNIARQLSVKPVAPSLRSAICDQWANERNVTMMCLVIVITFVVSWSPYAIVCLWTVFESPSTVPSVLTLIPPLFAKASTVFNPIIYYLTNPRLRMGIVTIITCSRELPREVIPVSSNPEATSETHESI from the exons ATGGCAACAACCACCGACTTTAGTTCTGTAGACATTAATATGTCTTTAGGTGAGACACATGAATTTCAGGCAGCAAAAAACTCCTATCAGGTGGACTCAACGTTTCCTTCATCAACCCACAAAGCTGTTGGAATATATCTCGTTATCGTGG GAATCCTGGGAACAGTTGGTAATGGGATCATCATCACAATGTTTATCCGATTTCGAACATTAGTTACTCCAACGAGTCTCTTACTGATTACTTTGGCTGTATCCGATTTAGGAATAATTCTCTTCGGTTTCCCATTTTCCGCTTCCTCAAGTTTCGCTAACAG ATGGCTGTTTAATGAAGGAGGATGCCAATGGTATGCGTTTATGGGGTTTCTTTTCGGCTCCGCCCACATTGGTGTACTAGCTCTGCTTGGGTTGGACCGTTACCTCATCACGTGCCGTATTGATTTCC GACGAAAATTGACGTATAAAAGATATTGCCAGATGATATGTGCTGTTTGGATTTACGCCATATTTTGGGCAGTGATGCCTCTCATTGGATGGGGAAG ATACGGACCCGAGCCCAGCATTACCACTTGCACCATTGACTGGAGACATAACGATGGAAGTTACAAGTCTTTCATCATCATCTACTTCGTCCTGGGTTTCCTCGTACCTTTCCTGTTGATTGCCATCTGCTATTACAACATCGCTCGTCAACTGAGTGTCAAGCCTGTTGCGCCCTCTCTGCGTAGTGCTATTTGTGATCAGTGGGCAAATGAACGTAACGTTACAATG ATGTGTCTAGTGATTGTTATCACTTTCGTGGTTTCCTGGTCGCCGTATGCTATCGTGTGTCTGTGGACAGTTTTCGAATCTCCTTCTACAGTTCCTTCAGTTCTCACTTTAATTCCCCCACTTTTTGCCAAGGCTTCAACTGTCTTCAATCCTATCATTTACTACCTGACTAATCCACGACTCCGTATGGGAATTGTTACCATTATCACTTGTTCCCGCGAACTTCCGAGAGAGGTAATTCCAGTATCAAGTAATCCTGAAGCCACATCCGAAACGCACGAATCCATCTGA